The Amycolatopsis sp. NBC_01480 genome segment GCGCCTTCCGCCCCGTCGAGCAGTGGGCGCTCTCCGACCAGCCCGCGCACCGCGCCCTGATTACTCCCGCCCTGTTCTGGGCAGCCCAGGATCCCGTGACCAGTGTGCGGCAGATTCCGCATCACCTTGTACGCGATGGACATCGTGGCGGCGGGCCGACAACCGAGAACGCAGATGCCGGTTGCTCTCGGAGGGAACTGACGTGATCGAACGGGGGATCCCGTTGCCAGCCCGCGTTGGTGACCACCAGCGAAGCCACCAGGCCCATGACGTCTCGGTCGGCCGGAGCGTCCAGTCGCCGAGTGCGCAGCTGCTCTACACACCGGCGCAAGCGGCCGAGCTTCTCGCGATAGGGGAGTCGTGGTTACGGCGTAAGGCGGGGACACGGGCGATCCCGTGCACCTACGTCGGTAAGCATTTGCGGTTCGCCCACGCCGATCTGGAACAGATCGTCGCCGCAGGACATCGCCCCGGCGGGACCTATCCACGACGCAGCGGCGCACGATCGCGTCGTACACATCGAAACGCCGCGCGATGACGAACGAGGATCTTCCCTTCCCCTACGAGGCTCTCTACGGCCCGTGCTTGCTCTCTGTCTGTAGTGGAGCGTCCATGGACGTCGTCCTATCCGTGACCCCCACACCCCAGCGAAGGAGTTCATGATGCCGTGGGTTGAACCAAGCGGTCAGGGGAGCTGGCGTGTGCGGTTCCGCCGTGAAGACGGGTCGGTCGCGTCGCTTCCTGGTTTCGCTTCGGAGGCCGACGCGAACGACCACATCGACGAGATGACCGTGAGTCAGCGCAAAGGGACCTGGATCGATCCGCTCGCCGGCCAGACCACGGTCGCGGAGTACGCACCGAATTGGCTGGCCTCGCTCGACATCGACCAGCGGACCGAGGAGAACTACCGAGGTTTCATCAACAAGCACATCGTCCCGAAGTGGGGAGCGACAGCGCTGGACGCGGTCACCAACCTCGCGGTCCGGGGATGGGAGAAGACGCTGCGGTCGGCGAAGCTCGCCAAGACCACGGTCGACAGCATCATCAAGTGCTTCTCCCTCATGCTGTCCGACGCGGTGGGCGAGTTCATCGGCGCGAACCCGATCCAGCCACGCCGCCGGGGCCGCCGCCGACGGGCGCACAAACGTACGCCCCGGAAGGTGTGGGCCGAACCCGGGGAGGTGCTGGGTGTGGCCGACCAGGTTGCGCTGAAGTATGGGCCAGGGGGAGCCGTGCTGGTGGTGGCAGCGGCGTGGACGGGGGCACGCTGGGGCGAGCTCGTCGGGCTGCAGCGGCACAACCTCCACCTGTTCGACGACGACACAGGCTTCATGGTCGTTGATCCCGACGTCGGTGCACTGCACGAGCCGAACAAGGGTGGCCTGTATCTGGGGCCGCCGAAGACCGAGGAGTCGGCCCGTGAGATCACCCTGCCACCGTTCCTGGTCGTCATGCTCAGAGCACACCTGCTGACCCACACGCACCCGCATGTGTTCGTCACCCAGCAAAAGGAGTTGCACCGGCGCAGCAACTTCTCCCGTCGGGCGTTCCGCCCGGCGGCCGACGGCAACGCCCGCATCCAGAACCCCTTGATCCGGCTGCAACCGATCAAGCCGGGTTTGACCTTCCACGGTCTGCGGCACAGCCACAAGACCTGGATGATTGACGACGGCATCGCCGAAATCGCCCAGTCGCTACGTCTCGGCCACATCCTGGGGGACAAGGTCCGGGAAACCTACTCCCACGTCGCCGCCGCCATGGAAGCACGGCTCCTTGCCGCGCTTCAGACTCGCTGGGAGAAGGCGGTCGCTGACCGTCCAGTTCATGCAACGCGTACTCGCTGGCGCGAACTCGCAGGGGCAGCCTGATCGCGCCGGACGAACTGCCACCCGGGGACCGTCCCACTCTTCAAGAGTTCGATCTACGAACGCCCGCGGGCGTCCAATGGAAGGGCTCCTTGGACAAGGCTCGGCAGGAGGACGCGGCTCATCGGGGTGGGTCGCCATGGGCTGGCTCCCACTTCGCGTGCCCCGGTGGCTGGCGCTCATGGCGTGGCCTCTTCCATCTCCGGAGGTTGTGGGGGACGTTTGACGATCAGCTTCCACAACTCGAGCCGGTGTTCAGAGTCCTGCGGGATCGTGCCCTGAACGACGATCGCCACCAGGGTGCAGAACATCCCGCTGAGGAAGATCGCCAGTGCGAGCCAAGGGCTGCCGGACCACGCGACCACGCCGCCGGAACCGACGCCCGAGCCGAGGAAGCCCAAACCGACGGTCAGGGCCTGGGTGCGAGCCCTTCGGTTCGGTGCGTTGTCGCGTTCGGTGGTGGTCATGCGGCATCGACCCGCTTGGCGCAGGGCTTATCCGACTCCGGTGGTGTGCTCAATCCAGTGTGACCAAGCGTTGTACGCGACGCCGCAGTCGGCGCATGTGGCCCTCGATGGCTCGTTGCTCAGTCCGTCGAGTAGCGGGCTCATTTCGGCGTCGGTCAGGTCGTGAAGGATCAGCATGCAGATTGCTCAGGCTTCGGGCTTCGCGCACCGCATGATCGTGCGGAGAGTGTCGGTGATGTACGCCTGGGTGGCCGGATCGAGTTCTGTCGGCGCTGTCCAACTGCTGAGCAGGTATTCTGCCGGCAGGGTGTCTGCCGCGGCCAAGCCAGCCGGAGCGCTCCTTCGCTCAAGACCGGACAACGCTGTGAAAGACGCGGATGCAGCACTCGACGAAGTACGTCGCGATCGAACCTTTCTCGGGATCCCAGCCGCCTCCCAGCAGCGCGTGCTTGCGGAAGTAGGGAATCGCCCGACGGAGGGTGTCCACGGTCAAGGCGTCGCGCTCCTCAATCGACGCTGCAGGATGCGGCGCTGCTCCTCGGTCATAGAGATCGGCACGTTGCTCGAGGCGACAACGCGATGATCTGTCCGTATGGCGTCCTTCAGGACTTTGAACCCGTAGACCCAGAGCTCGTCCTCGACCTGCCGTAGTTGCTGCGCGGACCAATCATCGGGTTTCTCTGGCAACCCGTCGATCTCGCCCGGCCGGCGGACAGGGGGCGGCTCACTCGGGTCCAACGCTTGGTCTGCTGTCTTGAGCACAACACCCCTCCCGTCCGGATCTACTCACGCCTCGTTTTAAACGCGGCTCCTTCCTCGGTTCTTGAGACTTGTAAGCAAGCCAGCCCATGCGATGTGATGTGGGTCACTCTATTGTCCTTGGCTGGTCACCGGCATGGGTCGGCGAACACCTGAACGTCGACCACACCACCGTGCTGACCAAACTCCGCGAACGCGGCATCCAGACCCGCGACACCCATGGACGACCACGACCTTAAACAACCGCTGATCCAGAGGACCGTCACTACGAATCAGGAGACCTCATCTTCGATCAATCCGTACGGAGGCTGGTCGGCTCGCCGAGAGAATCGAACGACGATGTCGTTCTCGACCGACGCAGGCGGTGCGTTGTCCACGACGAGGATCTGTGCACCTTCCCCTGGACCTGCCAGCCAGTCGTGAAGGTGCTTGTAGAAGTCTGCGACGGCCACGCTGTCGGCGAAATCGGCGTCGCGGTCGCCACCTTGGCCGAGGTTCTTTTGTGGGCTGTCGATCATGAGGAAGCCAGGGTGAGAGC includes the following:
- a CDS encoding helix-turn-helix domain-containing protein, with the translated sequence MIERGIPLPARVGDHQRSHQAHDVSVGRSVQSPSAQLLYTPAQAAELLAIGESWLRRKAGTRAIPCTYVGKHLRFAHADLEQIVAAGHRPGGTYPRRSGARSRRTHRNAAR
- a CDS encoding tyrosine-type recombinase/integrase, which gives rise to MRFRREDGSVASLPGFASEADANDHIDEMTVSQRKGTWIDPLAGQTTVAEYAPNWLASLDIDQRTEENYRGFINKHIVPKWGATALDAVTNLAVRGWEKTLRSAKLAKTTVDSIIKCFSLMLSDAVGEFIGANPIQPRRRGRRRRAHKRTPRKVWAEPGEVLGVADQVALKYGPGGAVLVVAAAWTGARWGELVGLQRHNLHLFDDDTGFMVVDPDVGALHEPNKGGLYLGPPKTEESAREITLPPFLVVMLRAHLLTHTHPHVFVTQQKELHRRSNFSRRAFRPAADGNARIQNPLIRLQPIKPGLTFHGLRHSHKTWMIDDGIAEIAQSLRLGHILGDKVRETYSHVAAAMEARLLAALQTRWEKAVADRPVHATRTRWRELAGAA